One Helianthus annuus cultivar XRQ/B chromosome 7, HanXRQr2.0-SUNRISE, whole genome shotgun sequence genomic region harbors:
- the LOC110867869 gene encoding putative pectinesterase/pectinesterase inhibitor 24, which produces MSSLKSYGKVDEVDQMRLDARRKTRKRIAIVAVSSLILVIVVVAAVVGTTRNKDHNHNGNVSQSQPAFASIKAICDTTLYPGTCYSSLSPLVNSTNIEPDVLLKLSVVVAINELSKASTLPELKNCSELIDLALDHLNDTLSSAIGTDLVSLGTMFDDLMTWLSAAGTYQQTCIDSFQENVLDNLKMSTELTSNSLAIIKGFSTVTDSYNQRRRLMSVARSDDMPEWLSGKDRKLLQKTKLAGGIKADVVVAKDGTGKYKKISDALKAVPDKSKKRFVIYVKKGVYYENVRIEKPKWNVMMIGDGMDRTIVSGSLNVVDGTPTFQSASFAVFGKGFIARDMGFRNTAGASKHQAVALMSTADQSVFYRCRIDAFQDSLYAHSNRQFYRECNIYGTVDFIFGNSAVVLQNCNIHPRRPMTGQQNTITAQGKFDPNQNTGISIQNCNISPFGNLSDVHTFLGRPWKNHSTTVYINNNMAGFIDPKGWMPWVGTSAPDTIFYAEFGNYGPGAVTKYRVKWKGLKFITSKQASKFTVKPFIHGDKWVKDAGVPYKSGL; this is translated from the exons ATGAGTTCCCTAAAATCCTACGGGAAGGTGGACGAAGTCGATCAAATGCGCCTAGATGCGCGAAGGAAAACACGAAAAAGAATCGCGATTGTGGCAGTATCATCTCTCATACTTGTTATCGTCGTAGTTGCCGCAGTTGTGGGAACTACGCGTAACAAAGACCACAACCATAATGGCAACGTGTCACAATCTCAACCAGCATTTGCTTCCATCAAAGCCATTTGCGACACGACATTGTACCCGGGCACATGTTACAGCTCCCTATCCCCCCTTGTAAACTCAACAAATATTGAACCTGATGTGTTACTTAAACTCTCGGTTGTAGTCGCGATAAACGAGTTGTCAAAAGCATCCACACTTCCGGAGCTCAAGAACTGTAGTGAGCTAATTGATCTTGCCCTTGATCATCTAAACGACACGCTGTCATCAGCAATAGGTACCGATTTGGTATCACTAGGAACTATGTTTGATGATCTCATGACATGGCTTAGTGCTGCTGGAACATACCAACAAACATGCATAGACAGTTTTCAAGAAAATGTTTTGGACAACCTTAAAATGTCAACCGAGTTAACAAGCAACAGTCTTGCAATCATAAAGGGGTTTTCAACCGTTACGGATTCTTACAACCAAAGAAGACGGTTGATGAGCGTAGCAAGGAGCGATGACATGCCCGAATGGTTGTCAGGGAAAGACCGGAAGCTGCTACAGAAGACGAAACTAGCAGGAGGAATTAAAGCGGATGTGGTGGTGGCTAAGGATGGGACAGGGAAGTACAAGAAAATTTCTGATGCTTTAAAGGCAGTTCCTGATAAGAGCAAGAAAAGATTTGTGATATATGTTAAGAAGGGAGTTTACTATGAGAATGTTAGGATTGAAAAGCCCAAATGGAATGTCATGATGATTGGTGATGGCATGGATAGAACAATTGTATCAGGAAGTTTAAATGTTGTGGATGGCACACCAACATTCCAGTCAGCAAGTTTTG CTGTGTTCGGCAAAGGGTTTATAGCCCGCGACATGGGTTTCCGCAACACCGCTGGTGCTTCCAAGCACCAGGCGGTCGCTCTAATGTCGACAGCCGACCAATCTGTATTCTACCGTTGCCGAATCGACGCTTTCCAAGACTCTCTTTACGCCCATTCCAACCGCCAGTTTTACAGAGAATGCAACATTTACGGGACAGTAGACTTCATTTTCGGCAACTCAGCCGTTGTCCTTCAAAACTGTAACATACATCCAAGGAGACCAATGACCGGCCAACAAAACACGATCACAGCCCAAGGCAAGTTTGATCCTAACCAAAACACCGGCATTTCGATTCAAAACTGCAACATTTCGCCATTCGGTAACTTGAGTGATGTTCACACGTTTCTGGGACGTCCGTGGAAAAACCACTCAACTACAGTTTACATTAACAACAACATGGCAGGCTTCATTGATCCAAAGGGATGGATGCCATGGGTTGGAACATCGGCTCCCGACACGATATTTTATGCCGAATTTGGTAATTATGGTCCCGGTGCAGTGACAAAGTATAGGGTGAAATGGAAGGGGTTGAAGTTTATAACGAGCAAGCAAGCGAGTAAGTTCACTGTCAAACCTTTTATTCACGGAGACAAGTGGGTTAAAGATGCAGGTGTTCCATACAAATCAGGACTCTGA